CGGGAAATGCGTCCCGACATCGTCGTGTTGAATTGGGAGCTGCCGTGGGGCGGCGGCGACGGCGTTTTGTCCGTCCTGCAAGAGGAGTTTCGCTTGCTTCCCGTCGTCATTTCGACAAGGAATCTAAGCACGGTTTCGCGAACGCTCCGCTATGACGGCATCGTTGAGTTAATCGGCCGACCGCTTCGTCCGAAAGAAGTCTATAGCGGAATTCTTAACGCACTGAGGCGGTCGGAGAATCTCTGCGAAACGATACCCGATACGCAGCCTGTCGGCGCGACTGGGAAGCTCTAGTTCCGGCGACGTGTGGCGTCGCTATTCAAATTACGACCGGAAGCCTTTCGATCCTGCCCGCGGAGTCGGCAGGAGACTTGAGGGTGCGGTTCCAGTCTTGCTTTCCGTGGAACAGGCCATGGTTTACCTGCTGCAACCATCGGTGGATTTATGCATGCGATCACGCTTGATTCTCTCGAATTGACGCCGGAAGAACTGGAGCATAGCCGAGCAGCGATACGAAATTCGGCCTATCGAAAGTGGCTCGACGCCGGATGCCCGCGGTGCGATGACTTGGAGTTTTGGCTTTCGGCGGAGCGCGACTGGATCGAGTATTGTTACGTCCCGCACCGTCGGCGCGAAAACGAAGCGGCGTTTTTACCCTAAAGTGTATCGCACGGTTTTCCGTAGACCCCGATATTGGCGAGGCGTCCGCCAGGCGCGATGATCGCCTGACAGAGATCGAAATTCGCCGGGTGTCAGAGCTTCCAGGCGAGCTAGATAAGTGATCAGCCACGCTCTTCATCGATGAAATCGGCGAGATGCCGGGCTCGCTGCAGCCTAAGCTGCTCCGTGTGTTGGAAGACGGCTCGATGCGCCGCATCGGTTCGGCGAAAGAGCGCCGCGTCGACGTGCGCATCGTGGCGGCGACGAATCGAGACATGGCCGCGGAGGTGAAGGCCGGTCGATTCCGCGAAGATCTCTACAACCGGATCAACGTCATGTCGCTACGGTTGCCGCCGCTACGCGAGCATAACCGCGACGTTACGCTGTTGGTCCGAAAGTTCCTCGGCAATGATTGGCAGATCGAGCCCGAGGCGCTTGCGGCGCTCGAACGATAGGCTCTAAAGAAGATGCTATGATGGATAGTGCTTGCGTATAACTACCGCTTGACCGACCGTAGGTTCAAGGTCGGCGGGCGATCGCTTCTCCTCGTCAACCATCAGGATTCGCTCTCTCCTCATCGCGGCCCCGAAGAGAAACGGAATCCTTCGATCAGCGAGAGCAATTCCCTAACGTCGAACGGCTTATAACAGACGGCGTCGGCCGGAATGCTTTGCGGCTGTTCGCCGGATTCGTCCGGGCGATGT
This sequence is a window from Planctomycetia bacterium. Protein-coding genes within it:
- a CDS encoding response regulator, which produces MNMQLLLCESNESSLGELRDYLTGRGFDVEVASNGLQCLLLLREMRPDIVVLNWELPWGGGDGVLSVLQEEFRLLPVVISTRNLSTVSRTLRYDGIVELIGRPLRPKEVYSGILNALRRSENLCETIPDTQPVGATGKL
- a CDS encoding DUF2934 domain-containing protein — translated: MHAITLDSLELTPEELEHSRAAIRNSAYRKWLDAGCPRCDDLEFWLSAERDWIEYCYVPHRRRENEAAFLP
- a CDS encoding sigma 54-interacting transcriptional regulator, which encodes MPGSLQPKLLRVLEDGSMRRIGSAKERRVDVRIVAATNRDMAAEVKAGRFREDLYNRINVMSLRLPPLREHNRDVTLLVRKFLGNDWQIEPEALAALER